From the genome of Miscanthus floridulus cultivar M001 chromosome 10, ASM1932011v1, whole genome shotgun sequence, one region includes:
- the LOC136487943 gene encoding regulatory-associated protein of TOR 1-like encodes MDRAREEGRKAGPPAVGRGREEEGGKGPTNSWVGLKMRKGTFFSNTNPFSTLSFQFQANFKTNSSQFQTIQSTADSAISSLSASQVRSGHFAAGFADGSVRIYDVRSPDRLVYVARPHAPRTEKVVGIGFQPGFDPYKIVSASQAGDIQFLDVRRAAEPYLTIEAHRGSLTALAVHRHAPVVASGSAKQMIKVFSLEGEQLTIIRYQPSFMGQRIGSVNCLSFHPYKSLLAAGAGDNGLVSIYAEENYK; translated from the exons ATGGACCGCGCGCGGGAGGAGGGGAGAAAGGCTGGGCCGCCAGCGGTGGGCCGAGGCCGAGAAGAGGAGGGAGGAAAAGGGCCGACCAATTCCTGGGTTGGGCTGAAAATGAGAAAAGGAACATTTTTTTCAAATACAAATCCTTTTTCTACTTTGAGTTTCCAATTCCAAGCCaatttcaaaacaaattcaagCCAATTTCAAACCATTCAGTCAACTGCTGATAGTGCCATTTCTTCCCTG TCTGCATCTCAGGTCCGCTCCGGACACTTTGCTGCTGGTTTTGCTGATGGTTCTGTCAGGATATATGATGTTCGCTCTCCTGATAG GCTTGTCTATGTGGCCAGGCCGCATGCCCCAAGAACGGAAAAGGTTGTGGGCATAGGGTTTCAGCCTGGGTTTGATCCATACAAG attgtaagtgcatctCAAGCTGGAGACATTCAGTTTCTTGATGTTAGAAGGGCCGCAGAACCCTACCTGACTATTGAGGCACACAGGGGTTCACTTACAGCATTAGCGGTTCATCGGCATGCCCCGGTTGTTGCTAGTGGCTCAGCCAAGCAGATGATTAAAGTGTTTAGTCTTGAAGGAGAGCAGTTGACGATTATTCGCTACCAGCCATCTTTTATGGGTCAAAGAATAGGCAGTGTAAATTGCCTTTCTTTTCACCCATACAAATCACTCCTGGCTGCTGGTGCTGGTGATAATGGTCTTGTCTCTATCTATGCCGAGGAAAATTACAAGTAA